One Cryobacterium psychrophilum DNA segment encodes these proteins:
- the hpf gene encoding ribosome hibernation-promoting factor, HPF/YfiA family, with the protein METNIVGRNLGITDRFREYATEKAEKIAGLADKALALEIKVSRHHEKNGAAAGKDRVELTLIGKGPLVRAEADGADKYAAFDIALGRLLERVRRAKDRKKVHRGGAHRPTSLQEAASVAFSVIDIVPASSESLDRVRTGAVPIVSPDSVDGDASAEAEEDEAYCPVVIRRKVFAAAPMTVDDALYFMELVGHDFYLFQDSETHRPSVVYRRKGWDYGVIELDDSAAELREAPAEAGVRSN; encoded by the coding sequence ATGGAAACTAACATTGTCGGACGAAACCTAGGGATCACTGATCGCTTTCGGGAATACGCGACGGAAAAGGCCGAGAAGATTGCCGGTCTTGCCGATAAGGCGCTCGCTCTCGAGATCAAGGTAAGTCGTCACCACGAGAAGAATGGTGCCGCGGCTGGAAAAGATCGGGTCGAGCTGACCCTGATCGGCAAGGGTCCTCTGGTTCGCGCAGAAGCGGACGGGGCAGACAAGTACGCGGCATTCGACATTGCATTGGGGCGTTTGCTCGAACGAGTTCGTCGTGCAAAGGACCGCAAGAAGGTACACCGTGGCGGGGCGCACCGGCCCACGTCCCTGCAGGAGGCCGCATCCGTTGCCTTCAGCGTGATCGACATCGTTCCGGCCTCCAGCGAGAGCCTTGATCGTGTTCGTACCGGTGCAGTTCCGATCGTGTCCCCGGATAGCGTCGATGGCGACGCAAGTGCCGAGGCCGAAGAGGACGAGGCCTACTGCCCCGTCGTCATCCGCCGCAAGGTTTTCGCTGCGGCACCCATGACGGTCGACGATGCCCTCTACTTCATGGAACTCGTTGGGCACGATTTCTACCTGTTCCAGGACTCGGAGACTCACCGACCGAGCGTGGTCTACCGCCGCAAGGGGTGGGACTATGGCGTCATCGAGCTGGATGATTCCGCAGCGGAGTTGCGAGAGGCCCCGGCTGAGGCCGGCGTTCGGTCCAACTGA
- a CDS encoding LpqB family beta-propeller domain-containing protein produces MRRVPIRAAGIGRALAAVVAAVIVLTSCGGIPREGNVRAGQADLVDESPAQVFLPSGPQRDASAESILLGFIDAASSPENNYAIAREFLTPSFSADWDPTAGVIVDDGIGRVVTARDEQTIQVMVTPIAEVSATGEYRESDSTPVPLGYQFVQVDGQWRIQAAPNGTVIDENTFNDVFSASALYFFDPGFDMLVPDLRWFPRGASAPTKIVNAVLSGPSSWLVGAVATAFPDGTKLTADAVRVVRRNAMVDLNSEALNADRITLERMKAQLTASLPSGMSVKVTIDQNPQDIADLGPAVNPRVDARALILREGDFGFLAASGQAVTPVDGVSDAIVGLAPTAVSLAAGQQAAVALAEGGVWRVRAGNDPELVDSRAGLIAPSIDNDGYTWSVPMNQPNDIVVTGMDSAAVSVASPWPEATTIQAMKVARDGTRIVVAYTIGAEPRLAVVGILRKDGLPIGLTAPLQLMADSTPALDVAWVDELTVASLSTLATGAKQISARELGGASLVLESPPDAVALAGSNSLRDLRAITSSGGLHVQRGVGWQKRLDGVTVLATQQGIDK; encoded by the coding sequence ATGCGTAGAGTGCCGATTCGGGCTGCGGGCATCGGTCGCGCGCTCGCCGCGGTTGTGGCCGCCGTCATCGTCCTGACCTCGTGTGGCGGGATCCCGCGAGAGGGAAACGTACGCGCGGGACAGGCCGACCTCGTCGACGAAAGCCCGGCCCAGGTGTTTCTGCCGTCCGGGCCGCAGCGTGACGCCAGCGCGGAATCGATCCTGCTCGGTTTCATCGACGCGGCGTCGAGTCCGGAGAACAACTACGCCATTGCGCGCGAATTCCTCACCCCAAGCTTCAGCGCGGACTGGGACCCGACGGCCGGCGTCATCGTGGACGACGGCATCGGACGCGTCGTCACCGCCCGGGACGAGCAGACGATCCAGGTCATGGTGACACCGATCGCGGAGGTGAGCGCGACGGGCGAATACCGTGAATCGGATTCGACGCCCGTGCCGCTCGGCTACCAATTCGTGCAGGTCGACGGGCAGTGGCGAATCCAGGCCGCCCCCAACGGAACGGTGATCGACGAGAACACGTTCAACGACGTCTTCAGCGCATCCGCCCTCTATTTCTTCGACCCCGGCTTCGACATGCTCGTGCCCGACCTGCGCTGGTTCCCTCGCGGGGCATCCGCTCCGACCAAGATCGTCAACGCCGTGCTGAGCGGCCCGAGCTCCTGGCTCGTTGGAGCCGTCGCCACGGCATTCCCGGACGGGACGAAGCTCACCGCCGATGCCGTGCGGGTCGTGAGACGCAACGCCATGGTCGACCTCAACAGCGAGGCGCTCAACGCGGACCGCATCACCCTTGAGCGGATGAAGGCGCAGCTCACGGCGAGCCTGCCGTCGGGGATGAGCGTGAAGGTCACGATCGACCAGAACCCGCAAGACATTGCCGATCTCGGTCCCGCCGTGAATCCGCGCGTGGACGCGCGGGCGTTGATTTTGCGGGAGGGAGACTTCGGGTTTCTTGCCGCCAGCGGACAGGCCGTGACCCCGGTGGACGGTGTCTCCGATGCCATCGTGGGACTCGCCCCCACGGCGGTATCCCTCGCGGCCGGCCAACAAGCTGCCGTGGCCCTCGCGGAGGGCGGAGTCTGGCGGGTGAGAGCCGGCAACGATCCCGAGCTGGTCGACTCGCGTGCCGGGCTGATTGCGCCGTCGATTGACAACGACGGGTACACTTGGTCGGTGCCGATGAACCAACCGAACGACATTGTCGTGACGGGCATGGACTCCGCGGCGGTGAGTGTTGCCTCACCCTGGCCGGAGGCCACGACGATCCAGGCCATGAAGGTTGCCCGCGACGGTACCCGCATCGTGGTGGCGTACACGATCGGCGCCGAGCCCCGACTGGCCGTTGTGGGGATTCTTCGCAAGGATGGTTTGCCGATCGGCCTCACCGCCCCACTGCAGCTCATGGCGGATTCAACCCCTGCCCTCGATGTGGCCTGGGTTGATGAGTTGACGGTGGCCTCGCTCAGTACCCTGGCAACCGGGGCCAAACAGATCTCCGCCCGCGAGCTCGGAGGCGCGAGCCTCGTGCTTGAGTCGCCCCCTGACGCCGTGGCGCTCGCCGGAAGCAACTCGTTGCGCGACCTCCGGGCGATCACGTCATCCGGAGGGCTGCACGTGCAGCGTGGCGTTGGTTGGCAGAAACGCCTCGACGGGGTGACCGTGCTCGCCACCCAGCAGGGCATCGACAAGTAG
- a CDS encoding Rv3235 family protein, protein MSLYPEPAPDSFPEQASPRASVPGTVLPDPEPLLINLTRGVMEVLAGARELDQLARWVSDDVYKHLLRRVVLSARARAVTGRIPQRPTISIGRVHIYEPRPGVIEAVVMVHGKARVQCVALRLETVGTRWRASAINVL, encoded by the coding sequence ATGAGCCTGTATCCAGAGCCAGCACCCGATTCCTTCCCCGAGCAGGCTTCCCCGCGAGCGTCCGTTCCGGGCACTGTCCTGCCCGACCCCGAGCCACTGCTCATCAATCTGACCCGCGGGGTGATGGAGGTACTCGCTGGCGCCCGTGAACTCGACCAGCTCGCGCGATGGGTCAGCGACGATGTGTACAAACACCTGCTCCGACGAGTCGTGTTATCCGCGAGGGCCCGCGCGGTTACCGGCCGCATACCCCAACGGCCCACCATCTCCATTGGTCGCGTGCATATCTACGAGCCCCGCCCCGGTGTCATTGAGGCCGTTGTGATGGTTCACGGCAAGGCCCGCGTGCAGTGTGTCGCCCTCAGACTCGAGACGGTTGGCACCCGGTGGCGAGCGAGTGCCATCAACGTGCTCTGA
- the secA gene encoding preprotein translocase subunit SecA: MASILEKVLRVGEGRVLKRLENYAKAINALEDDFSHLTDDELKNETVTLRERYSAGESLDDLLPEAFAAVREASTRTLGLRHFDVQLMGGAALHLGNIAEMKTGEGKTLVATTAAYLNAITSRGVHVITVNDYLASYQSELMGRVFRALGMTTGCIVSGQTPPQRREMYECDITYGTNNEFGFDYLRDNMAWQASDMVQRGHAFAIVDEVDSILIDEARTPLIISGPASGEANRWFSEFASLAKRLVPDEDFEVDEKKRTIGVLEPGIEKVEDYLGIDNLYESANTPLISFLNNAIKADALFKKDKDYVVMNGEVLIVDEHTGRILMGRRYNEGIHQAIEAKEGVVVKAENQTLATVTLQNYFRLYSKISGMTGTAETEAAEFMSTYKLGVVAIPTNRPMQRIDQSDLIYKNEEAKFNQVVEDIAVRHEKGQPVLVGTTSVEKSEYLSRLLAKKGVRHEVLNAKNHAREAAIVAQAGRLGSVTVATNMAGRGTDVMLGGNAEFMAVADMNAKGLSPVETPEEYETAWDDVFTAVKDKVREEAEKVIAAGGLYVLGTERHESRRIDNQLRGRSGRQGDPGESRFYLSLTDDLMRLFNAGAAESLMGRQGVPDDMAIESKVVSRAIRSAQAQVEGRNAEIRKNVLKYDDVLNRQREAIYGDRRHILEGDDLHERTQTFLDNVIDEVLDVHAGQGNGDDWDFDAMWVELKTLYPVGITIDEVVSEAGDKGRINRDFMRREILSDAREAYKRREESLGSPAMRELERRVVLSVIDRRWRDHLYEMDYLKDGIGLRAMAQRDPLVEYQREGFAMFQQMMGQIREETVGFLFNLDVEVSQAPGSVSAPVVAAKGLAPADQADAKLSYTAPSDSGGVEVRNQRGQIQQAATDRTRRLATEDSAPADDSPAEATPAQRGAFGQRDSSDATPANRAERRQGKKK, translated from the coding sequence GTGGCCTCAATTTTGGAAAAGGTTCTTCGAGTTGGCGAAGGGCGCGTACTTAAGCGCTTGGAAAACTATGCGAAGGCCATCAACGCGCTGGAAGACGATTTCAGCCACCTCACCGACGACGAACTCAAGAATGAGACCGTCACACTGCGGGAGCGCTATTCGGCCGGGGAGTCCCTCGATGACCTGCTGCCTGAGGCCTTCGCCGCGGTGCGCGAGGCGAGCACCCGCACCCTGGGGCTGCGTCACTTCGACGTTCAGCTGATGGGGGGCGCCGCGCTTCACCTGGGCAACATTGCCGAGATGAAGACCGGTGAGGGCAAGACGCTTGTGGCCACCACGGCCGCGTACCTCAACGCCATCACGAGCCGGGGCGTGCACGTCATCACGGTGAACGACTATCTCGCGAGCTACCAGAGCGAGCTCATGGGCCGCGTCTTCCGAGCCCTCGGTATGACGACCGGATGCATCGTCTCCGGCCAGACGCCTCCCCAACGTCGCGAGATGTATGAGTGCGACATCACGTACGGAACGAACAACGAGTTCGGCTTCGACTACCTGCGCGACAACATGGCGTGGCAGGCCTCAGACATGGTGCAGCGCGGCCACGCCTTCGCCATCGTTGACGAGGTCGACTCGATCCTGATCGATGAGGCACGGACGCCGCTCATCATCTCGGGTCCGGCATCCGGTGAAGCAAACCGTTGGTTCTCTGAGTTCGCAAGCCTCGCCAAGCGACTCGTGCCCGACGAAGATTTCGAGGTCGATGAGAAGAAGCGCACCATCGGCGTGCTCGAACCCGGCATCGAGAAGGTCGAGGACTACCTCGGCATTGACAACCTCTACGAGTCCGCGAACACTCCGCTGATCTCATTCCTGAACAACGCCATCAAGGCCGACGCCCTGTTCAAAAAAGACAAGGACTACGTCGTGATGAACGGCGAGGTGCTCATCGTCGATGAGCACACCGGCCGAATCCTCATGGGGCGCCGCTACAACGAGGGCATCCACCAGGCCATTGAGGCCAAGGAGGGCGTTGTGGTCAAGGCCGAGAACCAGACGCTGGCCACGGTCACCCTTCAGAACTATTTCCGCCTGTACTCGAAGATCTCCGGCATGACCGGTACCGCCGAGACCGAGGCCGCCGAATTCATGAGCACCTACAAGCTCGGTGTCGTAGCGATCCCCACGAATAGGCCGATGCAGCGCATCGACCAGTCCGACCTCATCTACAAGAATGAGGAGGCGAAGTTCAATCAGGTCGTCGAAGACATCGCGGTCCGTCACGAGAAGGGGCAGCCGGTTCTCGTCGGCACCACGAGCGTCGAGAAGAGCGAATACCTTTCCCGGCTGCTCGCCAAGAAGGGGGTGCGCCACGAGGTGCTCAACGCCAAGAACCACGCCCGTGAGGCCGCCATCGTCGCGCAAGCCGGACGCCTCGGCTCCGTGACGGTCGCCACAAACATGGCTGGCCGTGGCACCGACGTGATGCTCGGTGGCAACGCCGAGTTCATGGCCGTGGCCGATATGAATGCCAAGGGCCTCAGCCCCGTGGAAACCCCCGAGGAATACGAGACAGCCTGGGACGACGTCTTCACCGCCGTCAAGGACAAGGTGCGCGAGGAAGCCGAGAAGGTCATCGCGGCCGGAGGCCTCTACGTGCTCGGCACGGAGCGCCACGAATCCCGCCGTATCGACAACCAGCTGCGTGGACGCAGCGGCCGCCAGGGCGATCCGGGGGAGAGCCGCTTCTACCTCTCGCTCACCGACGACCTCATGCGCCTCTTCAACGCGGGAGCCGCCGAAAGCCTCATGGGCCGACAGGGGGTCCCCGACGACATGGCGATCGAGTCCAAGGTCGTCAGCCGCGCCATTCGCAGTGCGCAGGCGCAGGTGGAGGGACGCAACGCCGAGATTCGCAAGAACGTGCTCAAATATGACGACGTGTTGAACCGCCAGCGCGAGGCGATCTACGGTGACCGTCGTCACATCCTTGAGGGCGACGACCTGCACGAGCGCACCCAGACATTCCTGGACAACGTCATTGACGAGGTCCTCGACGTTCATGCCGGTCAGGGCAACGGCGATGACTGGGACTTCGACGCCATGTGGGTCGAACTCAAAACGCTCTACCCCGTTGGCATCACCATCGACGAGGTCGTTTCTGAGGCCGGCGACAAGGGGCGGATCAACCGCGACTTCATGCGCCGCGAGATTCTCTCCGACGCGAGGGAGGCGTACAAGCGCCGTGAGGAGTCGCTCGGTTCGCCCGCCATGCGTGAACTGGAACGTCGTGTCGTCTTGTCGGTCATTGACCGTCGCTGGCGCGACCACCTCTACGAGATGGACTACCTGAAGGACGGCATCGGCCTGCGCGCCATGGCCCAGCGCGACCCGCTCGTGGAGTACCAGCGTGAGGGCTTCGCCATGTTCCAACAGATGATGGGCCAGATTCGCGAGGAGACCGTCGGATTCCTCTTCAACCTTGACGTGGAGGTCAGCCAGGCTCCGGGATCAGTGTCGGCTCCGGTCGTCGCAGCCAAGGGGCTCGCCCCCGCCGACCAGGCAGATGCGAAGCTCAGCTATACGGCGCCGAGCGATTCGGGCGGAGTAGAGGTACGCAACCAGCGCGGCCAGATCCAGCAGGCGGCAACGGATCGTACGCGCCGCTTGGCGACGGAGGATTCCGCTCCCGCCGACGATTCCCCGGCCGAGGCGACGCCGGCCCAGCGTGGTGCCTTCGGCCAGCGCGACAGCAGCGACGCGACTCCCGCGAACCGGGCCGAGCGTCGTCAGGGCAAGAAGAAGTAG
- the mtrB gene encoding MtrAB system histidine kinase MtrB encodes MQVRNWRSWPRAVATSWRASLHFRTVTISVVLSGMAILVVGVYMSVSIGNDLFQSRLNQVLLDSNRATNAAQGILDASDAVDRVQVRALLGSARTSITAASSSRLIAVLRVPGQDASTVAPQDSSTFGEETGVVSNDLRRAVQASSDEQFWQSVTLTDDLGTEIPGVVVGSQLTVPVAGRYELYIGYSLQDSESTLLFVQQTLGVAGLALVLLIGGVSWVIVRFVVTPIRVAAETSEKLARGDLEVRIPEKGQDVIATLARSFNGMADSLQSQIQKLADLSEVQQRFVSDVSHELRTPLTTIRLAGDVLYDQRASFPPATGRTAELLHTQVERFEVLLSDLLEISRYDAGSVELESEPTNLVHLAEDAIDGLRSLAESKGSDLRLVAPGGYLNADVDPRRIRRILHNLVGNAIEHGDGKPVVISVDSNSDSVAIAVRDYGMGMSQSEVTHVFDRFWRADPSRKRTIGGTGLGLSIAREDATVHNGWLQVWASPGHGACFRLTLPRLSGGVLTSSPIPLPPADATSELGDLGPNHGIPEGTHA; translated from the coding sequence ATGCAGGTGCGGAACTGGCGATCCTGGCCCCGAGCCGTCGCCACATCCTGGCGAGCATCCCTGCACTTTCGTACCGTCACCATCTCGGTCGTGCTGTCGGGTATGGCCATCCTCGTGGTCGGTGTCTACATGTCGGTGAGCATCGGCAACGACCTGTTCCAATCGAGGCTCAACCAGGTGCTGCTCGACTCGAATCGAGCCACGAATGCCGCGCAGGGAATCCTCGACGCCTCAGATGCCGTGGACCGCGTGCAGGTGCGCGCGCTGCTCGGATCGGCGCGCACGTCGATCACCGCGGCATCCTCGAGTCGGCTCATTGCCGTGCTGCGCGTGCCCGGCCAGGATGCGTCGACCGTTGCGCCGCAGGATTCCTCGACCTTCGGCGAGGAGACCGGAGTCGTCTCGAACGATCTGCGCCGCGCGGTGCAGGCGAGCTCCGACGAACAATTCTGGCAGTCAGTGACCCTCACCGACGACCTCGGCACCGAGATCCCCGGCGTCGTCGTTGGGTCGCAACTCACCGTTCCGGTTGCCGGGCGGTATGAGCTCTACATCGGCTACAGCCTGCAGGACTCGGAGTCGACGCTGCTCTTTGTGCAGCAGACCCTGGGCGTCGCCGGCCTGGCCCTCGTGCTGCTCATCGGCGGTGTCAGCTGGGTGATCGTGCGCTTCGTCGTGACGCCGATTCGCGTGGCCGCTGAAACGAGCGAGAAGCTCGCCCGCGGCGATCTCGAGGTGCGCATCCCCGAGAAGGGCCAGGATGTCATTGCCACCCTCGCCCGATCCTTCAACGGTATGGCCGACAGCCTGCAGAGCCAGATCCAGAAGCTCGCCGACCTCTCCGAGGTGCAACAACGTTTTGTGTCGGATGTCTCGCACGAGTTGCGCACACCGCTCACCACCATTCGCCTCGCCGGCGACGTACTGTACGACCAGCGCGCGAGCTTTCCCCCGGCAACCGGGCGCACGGCAGAGCTGCTGCACACCCAGGTAGAACGTTTCGAGGTGTTGCTGAGCGACCTGCTCGAGATCAGCCGATACGACGCCGGGTCCGTCGAACTCGAGAGCGAACCGACCAACCTCGTGCACCTCGCGGAGGACGCCATTGACGGCTTACGAAGTCTCGCCGAGTCCAAGGGCAGCGACCTGCGGCTTGTGGCCCCCGGCGGATACCTGAATGCCGACGTCGACCCGCGTCGCATCCGTCGTATTCTGCACAACCTGGTCGGCAATGCCATTGAGCACGGCGACGGCAAACCCGTGGTCATCTCGGTCGACAGCAATAGCGATTCGGTCGCGATTGCGGTGCGCGACTATGGGATGGGCATGAGCCAGTCCGAGGTGACGCATGTTTTCGACCGCTTCTGGCGAGCCGACCCCAGCCGCAAGCGCACCATCGGCGGCACGGGCCTTGGCCTGTCGATTGCCCGCGAAGACGCCACGGTACACAATGGGTGGCTGCAGGTCTGGGCGTCGCCCGGTCACGGCGCCTGTTTTCGCCTGACCCTGCCTCGTTTGTCAGGGGGAGTGCTCACCTCGTCACCGATCCCACTTCCGCCCGCCGATGCCACGTCGGAGCTGGGTGACTTGGGACCCAACCACGGAATCCCGGAGGGAACTCATGCGTAG
- a CDS encoding DUF4129 domain-containing protein, translated as MISPVRLRPAEIPVTPDGPEAQRWLQDELLKAPYEAARPTWFDRLSQSFFDWLGSLRLPDGGVWNSWLPALVIAVVLVAIGAAWLIFGVPRRNRRRAQATDLFGTDDRRSAADMRRAAQAAAQAGNWSLAAEEIFRALAADMFERTVVSVTPGTTAHGFAERAAAAFPAARDGLIGAADVFDRVRYLGVSGAEADFRTLEALEGELRRAAPARLATPSEQSVAARQVSS; from the coding sequence ATGATCAGTCCCGTTCGTCTACGGCCGGCAGAGATTCCGGTGACACCCGATGGTCCAGAGGCGCAGCGCTGGCTGCAGGACGAACTTCTCAAGGCGCCGTACGAGGCGGCGCGGCCCACCTGGTTCGACCGCCTGTCACAGTCGTTCTTCGACTGGCTGGGGTCGCTGCGCCTTCCCGACGGCGGCGTGTGGAACAGCTGGCTGCCCGCCCTTGTGATCGCCGTTGTACTCGTCGCAATCGGTGCCGCCTGGTTGATCTTCGGAGTCCCGCGTCGTAATCGCCGGCGTGCCCAGGCGACCGACCTCTTCGGCACGGATGACCGTCGCAGCGCCGCGGACATGCGCCGCGCCGCGCAGGCCGCCGCACAGGCAGGCAACTGGAGCCTGGCCGCCGAAGAGATCTTCCGCGCGCTTGCCGCCGACATGTTCGAACGCACGGTGGTGAGCGTGACACCCGGTACGACCGCGCACGGTTTCGCCGAGCGCGCGGCTGCCGCTTTTCCTGCCGCGCGCGACGGACTCATCGGTGCTGCCGACGTGTTCGACCGCGTGCGCTATCTGGGCGTGTCCGGCGCCGAGGCCGACTTCCGCACCCTCGAAGCGCTTGAGGGCGAGCTGCGCCGCGCCGCGCCGGCCCGGCTCGCGACGCCCTCCGAGCAGAGCGTCGCGGCCCGGCAGGTCAGCTCGTGA
- the mtrA gene encoding MtrAB system response regulator MtrA, which translates to MTSRILVVDDDTALSEMIGIVLHSEGFEPSFCADGALALDAFRTTKPDLVLLDLMLPGIDGIEVCSQIRAESGTPIIMLTARTDTTDVVRGLESGADDYMVKPFNPKELVARIRTRLRPTPDASTLSLQIGDVVVDAAGHEVKRGDRRINLTPLEFDLLLALASKPQQVFTREMLLEQVWGYHYKADTRLVNVHVQRLRAKVEEDPDNPKIVMTVRGVGYRAGAVG; encoded by the coding sequence ATGACCTCACGTATTTTGGTTGTCGACGACGACACCGCGCTGTCCGAGATGATCGGCATCGTCTTGCACAGCGAGGGATTCGAGCCAAGTTTTTGCGCGGACGGGGCGCTGGCTCTTGACGCCTTTCGCACGACCAAGCCCGACCTGGTGCTTCTCGACCTCATGCTGCCTGGCATTGACGGCATCGAGGTGTGCAGCCAGATTCGAGCGGAGTCCGGCACCCCGATCATCATGCTGACAGCGCGGACGGACACAACGGATGTTGTGCGCGGGCTTGAATCCGGCGCCGACGACTACATGGTCAAACCGTTCAACCCCAAAGAACTCGTGGCCCGAATTCGCACCCGGCTGCGCCCCACGCCCGACGCCTCGACCCTCAGCCTGCAAATCGGTGACGTTGTCGTCGATGCCGCGGGCCATGAGGTGAAGCGCGGCGATCGCAGGATCAATCTGACTCCCCTCGAATTTGACCTGCTGCTGGCTCTGGCCTCCAAACCGCAGCAGGTATTCACGCGCGAGATGCTGCTCGAGCAAGTGTGGGGTTACCACTACAAGGCTGACACTCGCCTCGTGAACGTGCATGTGCAGCGCCTCCGGGCGAAGGTCGAAGAAGACCCCGACAACCCGAAGATCGTGATGACCGTTCGCGGCGTCGGGTACCGGGCCGGCGCGGTCGGCTAG
- a CDS encoding ComF family protein gives MHGKALFAGLPAALLDAWAVVMPTECVGCHAADRALCPACRQGLRPEVHEARREGVPVWCGLDYSGVARHVIGAFKDGGRTDAAGALAMPLRLAVTAALGVATPASARRGVRLVVIPSSTAAWRARGFHPVELILKRAGLTATTALRTVAPVADQVGLGREERTVNRRGSLRAVRRLDGFACVVVDDILTTGATLLEARRAISEAGGHVVGMAALAERRRLHPVTEPSLKSH, from the coding sequence ATGCATGGCAAGGCGCTGTTTGCAGGACTGCCCGCGGCGCTTCTTGACGCCTGGGCCGTTGTCATGCCCACGGAATGTGTCGGGTGCCATGCCGCCGATCGGGCGCTGTGCCCCGCGTGCCGGCAGGGCCTCCGTCCCGAGGTGCACGAGGCGAGGCGCGAGGGAGTTCCGGTGTGGTGCGGCCTCGACTATTCCGGTGTGGCGCGGCACGTGATCGGGGCTTTCAAAGACGGCGGCAGAACGGATGCCGCGGGTGCGCTCGCCATGCCCCTCCGGTTGGCCGTGACGGCCGCCCTCGGAGTCGCGACCCCGGCTTCGGCGCGGCGGGGAGTGCGCCTCGTGGTGATTCCATCGTCCACGGCGGCATGGCGGGCCAGGGGATTCCATCCCGTCGAGCTGATCCTGAAACGCGCGGGACTGACGGCCACGACGGCTCTTCGAACGGTCGCACCGGTTGCGGACCAGGTCGGCCTCGGACGCGAGGAGCGCACCGTGAATCGTCGGGGATCTCTTCGGGCCGTGCGACGGCTCGACGGGTTCGCGTGCGTCGTGGTTGATGACATTCTCACGACCGGCGCGACCCTCCTCGAGGCGCGGCGCGCCATCAGTGAAGCGGGCGGACACGTCGTCGGGATGGCTGCACTGGCGGAAAGACGGCGACTCCATCCGGTAACCGAGCCGTCACTGAAATCTCATTGA
- a CDS encoding helix-turn-helix domain-containing protein yields MDDSDAAALGRFLTLSDTAEILAITPAEALELVRSNELPAIRIGSSHLWRVERVILESYIEAKYEEARRLSLWEQSDFGNIPEISGGRVMRPRSHPSDSPR; encoded by the coding sequence ATGGACGATTCAGACGCAGCCGCACTGGGGCGTTTTCTCACTCTGTCGGATACCGCCGAGATCCTTGCCATCACGCCCGCCGAGGCCCTTGAACTCGTGCGAAGCAACGAACTACCGGCCATTCGCATCGGTTCGTCGCACCTCTGGCGGGTCGAGCGCGTCATACTCGAGTCGTATATCGAGGCAAAGTACGAAGAGGCACGGCGGCTCTCGCTGTGGGAACAGTCTGATTTCGGCAACATTCCGGAGATCTCTGGAGGTCGCGTCATGCGCCCACGGTCCCACCCCAGCGACTCTCCGAGATAG